TCCACTTGGTTCGACTCGAAGGCGTCGCCGCACACCAGCATGAACTGACAACTCTCCTCCTTGGCGATGCGTCCCATGGTCCGAATGGCGTCCACCCGCGCCTGGCTGTACCTCTCCTGGGCTCCTTCCGAGAGGAAATGGTGGGTCATACCCAGCTGCCAATCGCCTGTATGGAGAAAGCGTGTCACGGACATCATGAGATACCCTCGCGCGCCCAAACCCGAGGTAGAAAAGGTACCGGACACCTTTCAGCCTCCAAGTGGGTGAATTCGTGGAGGCACAGGGATGATTCTTCTTCGGCCGCGTGGGGGGACAAGCCGGGCCACGAAAGCTGGGCTCCCCACGGCCCGTTGGGTGCTCCAGCGGGGATCGCGGCCATCCAGCCGGGGATCCGGACTCGGCAAGAGCAGGGTACGGTAGTGCCGTTGCCGCACCTTGGGATAGGGGCTCAGCGCCACGTAGCTGGGATGGAACGTGATCAGGCGATTCGGCGTCCCCACGGCGTAGGCCGCACAGCTCGACCAAGGGTACGTGGCGGGGTCCTCGACCAGGCAGACCCGGACGGGGGGGTTCCGATCGAGATAGCGGAGGGCGGCCAGGGTATACACCTCGGCGTCCACCAGACAGGCGCGGGGCATGGCCACCCGCAACACGGGGCCGAGGAGCTCCTCTGCAACCGGGCATGGTTTCATGGGGCTTCTCCCTCGAGTCCAGCTCCCAAAAAACTCCGGCACCGCCCCAAGGAAATCAATCGGTTAGCCTCCGAAATGTGTCCATTACCTTATATGAAACTGTGCATGAAGCAGCACCGCCTGTACCAAGCCGCGGATACGACTCGAAAGCGCCTTCCATTGGTCGGCATGGGTCATGTGAGTTTCTGTCGGCAAGTGCTGTGCGTATAACTATTAAGTATATAGTTTCCGCATAATATCCTGCATGGGGCTCCGGGCCAGCATAATACCGGTCGGCCAAGGCCAATAATGGGACTTATCCCCTTTTCTAATGGGACTTATCCCCTTTTCCCCCCTTCCACGAGAGCAATGGTGCGACGAAGGCCATACGTTCCGAGCGCTTGGTCAATATCTGATATGTGTGCCAAGGCGTCCGCTCCATTATTGCAAAGACCTGCTGAATATAGGCGAGGTCATATGGGGTCTCATATAGGGTCAATCATATGGGGTCAAGTCGCTGGTTGACGAAACTGCTCATAGCCCGACGCCCAATCGTTCACGTATTCAAGCCTGACCCCCACCCCTTTGCTAGGACTGCCTACCGATCGGACCCTGCCGGCAACGCCGCAATCGCAGAAAAATCAGCTGTCTTGTCGTCCAGAATCCAATATTGAAAAACCAGCTCATCCTCGGTGTCGGAGCCGTCGCGATCCTTTATGTCCTGAATGTGAATAGCAGCAAAGTATCCGTTCGCATTCCTTAGTACGACAAACTGGCCTTCCCGTGGCATTCTAGTGCGCGACGACATGTTATACACGCTCGCATCACGAAGGTCGGAAACGTTGCGGGCATCTAGTGCAACAGCAACTCCAGCGATGCTCGGTGGATCGTTGTACACATAGAACGCCACATCGCTTGCCTTCGTCCAATTTGTCTCAAACAGCCACTCTCCATGACCGATCGTGAACAGGCCATCGTTATCGGTGTAGTTGAAAGCCGCCTTGCCTGCTAGCTTTGGATTCGCCCGGAACTGTAAAATGAACGCGAGATTGTCCGCCTCTATCTCCTCCCGCAGTTCCATTGGGAAGTACATGACTTCAACGCCGTGCTCTCGAAGCTTCCTTGAACCCTGGCTATGGACCCGTGGGTTAGGATCCAACATGCCGATGAAAACTCTGGCTATTCCTTTCTCCACGATCCAGTTCAAGCACGGTTTGTGTGAGCCGCGCGCCGTGCACGGCTCTAGTGTTGTGAAGAGAGTCGCACCCTTCAGTTCGACCTCGGACAACTTCTTTTCAAGCAGCGTGAACTCGGCGTGGTCTCCGGCCTCGAGTTCGCCTCGGTGTGCGCTACCGAGCACCACCTTATCCCTGACAATGACAACACCCACCTTAGGATGATGCCTGTCGTCCTCGGCCTTGGACTTCTTGGCCTCATCAACAGCTAGGCGCATGTAGGTTAAAACTGGATCAGTCATTGGTCCACCCAACTATTGAGTATACTGATCAGCATCGGTTACCGTTCCTTCAGTATATCGTGATGGCAGCTTTTGGTTGTTGGTTGCGATCTTATCGTTTTTGTCATGTCTTGGAAAGACCCTGAACTAACTGACCAGCGCAAACACTGCAGGGATTGCAGTATATCCAGTCTTAGGTCAAGAGGCGGTTTGGGGTCAAGGCGAGGTCCTCAGCCGGGCTTCGGAAGAAATCAGTATTATGTCCCCCGAATCCCGCCCCTGGCGTTGAGCTTCAAGTCCCCTTCGCAGGTAGAGAAGGAGAGAGTTGACTCTCGTCAAAGCGGCGATCGAGTGTTCGTAGGCCACCGTGGACTTCGTGAAGTGTTGTTCGACAGCGTTCATGGCGTTGGGGATCGCGGCGAGAGGCTGTTCAACATGCTGCCGGCTCGCTGCCGCAAGAGGTTGTGACTGCTGTCCGCCCAAGGGGGGAAGCTCTTTGTGAGCGAGGCGGCGGTTACGCCAGTCTCTGGCAAATTTGGTCTTCTGATCCGCTATCTTCACCAGCGAGTCCACCTGACTGCGGAGCTTGGGGTCGGGGATCATGCCCGACAGTCGCATAAGTGTAAGGTTGGCGTGGCCGGCGGACTGAGGCGGGTCTGTGAGTCTGCACAAAATGGAGGAGCACGTCTTCCCAGAGTGTTCTCTGAAGATGGTGAAAGAAACTCGGGGCCGTTTGGTTCAGCAGCTCAATTGTCTGTTCCGTACCTCCGAAGAGGGTACGGAAATCCTGCCACTTCAGATGCAACCACGCGACCTCATTGTAAAGTGTGTGGTGCAGTTCGCCGAGTGGCGCTGGTATCGCCGCGAGCTTTGCATCTCGCACCTGTTCAGGGGTAAGGTTCTCAGCCAAGGCCCCGACTCCTCATTGAATGCGGTCTAACTATTGAGTATGCTGATCAGCATATCCCGATCCAAAGACTTCCAACGGACGCGGCGA
The sequence above is drawn from the Candidatus Methylomirabilota bacterium genome and encodes:
- a CDS encoding exonuclease SbcCD subunit D; this encodes MMSVTRFLHTGDWQLGMTHHFLSEGAQERYSQARVDAIRTMGRIAKEESCQFMLVCGDAFESNQV
- a CDS encoding DUF5131 family protein gives rise to the protein MTLYETPYDLAYIQQVFAIMERTPWHTYQILTKRSERMAFVAPLLSWKGGKGDKSH
- a CDS encoding deaminase is translated as MTDPVLTYMRLAVDEAKKSKAEDDRHHPKVGVVIVRDKVVLGSAHRGELEAGDHAEFTLLEKKLSEVELKGATLFTTLEPCTARGSHKPCLNWIVEKGIARVFIGMLDPNPRVHSQGSRKLREHGVEVMYFPMELREEIEADNLAFILQFRANPKLAGKAAFNYTDNDGLFTIGHGEWLFETNWTKASDVAFYVYNDPPSIAGVAVALDARNVSDLRDASVYNMSSRTRMPREGQFVVLRNANGYFAAIHIQDIKDRDGSDTEDELVFQYWILDDKTADFSAIAALPAGSDR